The Rothia sp. SD9660Na DNA segment TCAACTGTGTAAGCACGACGTTCCCCACTTTTGATTGCTTTTACTTTTGCATGGAGCTCGGCGGCGTATTCTGCTTCTGCGATGTGTTCCTCAATGAGGGTGCGTGCACAGTAAGCAACAGAACGGTCAGATGCGGCTGCTAAGTTGGCTAATCGCTCTTTAAGAGATGATGGGACGCGGATGGTGAGTACGCTGTCCGATATGGTTGTTGTAGTCATGTATTCATTGTATGACATCCATGCTAGCCTGAATAGTAGTAGGTTGAATCATTAGAAGATACAGCCATTCAATATTTCCGTATTGCGTCGCATAGAAAGAAGCGAATGATGGGGTTTCAGTGGGATGACCCATTCGGAATAGCCAAGCGTCGTGCCCGTAGACGGGCAGAGCTTGAACAGCACTTACGTATTGTTCGCACTAACAACTTTGATGTTATTCGGCTTGATCGTGTGTACCAGAAGGCGCGTACTGGGGAAAAGGGCTATGGCTTGCATATGCACAGTGGGCAACCTTGCGACATATGGTTTCCTGGCGCATGGCCAGACGCTAAAAAGGTCTATATTGTGCAAGGGTTTTGGCGTGGGCCGGGGACTGAGCCTGTATGGTGGCATCACCACAGCGTCTCTTTTTTCCATGTCAATAGAATCATTGGTGAGATTCCGTGGAAAGTCTGGCGGGCCGGAGAACGATAAACTGCCACACACAAGTTACGGGCTATGCATAGTAGAATTTTTGAAGAATGAGTAGATACTTCACCAGTTCCCTGTAGCTTGGGACTGATAGCCCGGAGGCCGCAGGTTCAAATCCTGCCCCCGCAACCAAGATAAAGACCCAGTTCGTTAGAACTGGGTCTTTTGCTTGCCCGCTTGTTGGAACCCTGAATGCTCACCCCGAGAATATGTCGGTGAATAATAGGGAGCGGAGCGGCGTGCTGAGGAATACTGGTCTAACCCTTATCTTTTCCGTTATTT contains these protein-coding regions:
- a CDS encoding ribbon-helix-helix protein, CopG family → MTTTTISDSVLTIRVPSSLKERLANLAAASDRSVAYCARTLIEEHIAEAEYAAELHAKVKAIKSGERRAYTVEEARKELGL